A segment of the Salvia hispanica cultivar TCC Black 2014 unplaced genomic scaffold, UniMelb_Shisp_WGS_1.0 HiC_scaffold_370, whole genome shotgun sequence genome:
GACGATTTATAAACCACTAGATCTCTACAAATCTTATGGTTCtaaattagttttagttaCAATTAAAGgtttagttagcaattgaccCCTCCCCTAATAGAccaatatcataatttaaatatctactATTATTTCAAAGAAACATATCTCTGCcatgttttatcattttgaattGGTAGTATTAAATggttgagttttttttttttttttttttttcctcttcagAAGCTTCAACTCTTTCATAATTCTTATGCAGAttaaaaattctcaaaatcatcaagattttgttttgttgcatttaagaTCTTTGTATAAGTGgtgataaaaaaatgtgacttATATCAATTAGTTGCATAAAAAGTTTTCAAACATTAGTTTGAAAGgttcaaatataatttgatcatACGTATATGAGTACTTGACTTGCGTTGAAGCGTTGCTGGGTTAATCTACACTCTAATATCACTTAATAATCACCTtcatccaaattaaaaataagtgagGATACAGAGTCAAGTTCTACACAACTTTCTGATGGCTGCTGTTAATACTAATCAGCCTTCAAATGATCAAACACAATTAACATGAGATTAACACAAATATCGGAAATTAGGACCACTAATCTAACCTAGTCTGAAGAAGTCAGTTTTTGTAAAAAATCCCGCCTCAAAGCTCCGAGATCAACACCATCGTCAACCAAAAATACTTGTGTCGACACTCACTTTCGATACCTAGAGGCAAAGATGACAGTCATGAATACAATTAAGAAGTCCAATGGCCATGCTACTGCAATAAGAAACTCAACAAATAATCTGATTCATGGTATTTGCAACACATTGTAGATTAAAATGGTAACAACAAACTAACTGATTCTGGTAACCGTCTTACTAAATCAAAAGAAACTTGTCAAAAATATTCCTATCTACAAACATTTCAAAAGATGTAGTATTTGTTAATCCTTAACAATGAAGTTGTACTTGTGTGAGTAGCGCCAAATTAGGGTGGGAAGGAGACAAGTGTAATAAAGGGCTTTAAAAGGTCATCAAACACTCACTATCTCATAAACCATTTTCTCAACAGACCAATGGATTGACGTTATTCAACCAAACACTCTACAACTTGATAGTACCTCTCATCTCCACGTTTTACAAATGACTATCACAGCCTGGCCATGGCCCATCTATTCTCCACCATTATGGAGGAGAAAGGTAACATGTACGGTTGCTGGTGGGCCATTCCACAATAGTTGAAAAGCTAGCGACTTGTAATATATAGTTGGCCAAGGCAATACTTAAATCAACCATCTTTTTATCTTGAACATCACAAATAACTCATCTAATCATATTGCCAATGGAAGCAAAAACTCACCATATAATGATGTTTCCATGGCTGGCATTTGGCCACATGTTACCCTTCTTTGAGTTATCGAAGCAATTCGCAGCAAAAGGGATCTTTGTTTCATATGTTTCCACCCCACGAAACCTGCAGAGACTTCCTCCCATCCCATCATCTTTAGCAGCCAAGATGGAGCTTCTCGAGATCCAAATGCAGCCGGTTGACGGACTACCGGAGAATTGTGAGGCCAGCATAGATATCCAGCCTGCACAAATGCCGTTCCTGAAGAAAGCATACGACACGTTAGCTGAGCCATTCGAGCATCTGCTTCAGAAGGCAATTCCAGATCTGATAGTTGTTGACTTTGCTGCATACAGAATTTCAGAAGTTGCTGTCAAGTACGGCGTAAGCACTGCGTTTTTCAGCGTTTCTTCAGCTTACATGTTGGCCTACATGGGGTCACCAGCAGAGCTCAAGGGTGGGAAGCAACTTCCCAGTCCAAAAAGCGACACCAAACCACACACGAAGGAGAATGCAGAGGGAGTG
Coding sequences within it:
- the LOC125199074 gene encoding UDP-glycosyltransferase 91C1-like encodes the protein MEAKTHHIMMFPWLAFGHMLPFFELSKQFAAKGIFVSYVSTPRNLQRLPPIPSSLAAKMELLEIQMQPVDGLPENCEASIDIQPAQMPFLKKAYDTLAEPFEHLLQKAIPDLIVVDFAAYRISEVAVKYGVSTAFFSVSSAYMLAYMGSPAELKGGKQLPSPKSDTKPHTKENAEGVSSGQRIGKVIEESSFILVRSCEDFEGKYLNIIRELYKKPVLPVGLLPPITEESEH